The window TGGATCGGCCCCGGCACCTGCGCGAAGACCGCCGACCCGGCGCTGCGCCTGACCGCGTCAGGCGGCCCGCTCAACTTGTGGGACGTGCCGCCCTGGCTCAGACGCCGCGGGCTGACCTACCACGAACGCCCCGAGCGCTGGAAACGGGCCAGCGCCCGCCACGGCCCCCGCCTCGATTCCGCAAGGCGCGGGCAGGAATTCATCTGCGACATCGGCCGCGCCGAGGCCCCGCGCGCGTGGCTGGCCGAGATCGTGGCGCGGATTGAGGGCAACGGGTGAATGAAGGCAGAACCCTTCAAGGGGCCATCGCCTCTTGACCCCAGAACCGGCAACCTCGCCTTCCTCAGCCAAGGCAGCGCGAGCACCCAAAACTCGACATGTTGGGGAGCCCGAGGGCGATGGCCCTCGGATTCCATACCTTTTCTTCCCCTTCACCCATGAAAAAAGCCCGCCCCGGCATAACCGGAGCGGGCCCTCTTCTTGAGCCTGTAAGAAGGATCAGAACTTGGTGCCGACAGCCAGCACGCCCTGGTGGCGGCTGAAGTCCGAACCGTAGTTCGAGTAGCGGTATTCCGCCTTGATGAAGAGATTGCTGGTCACGTCGTACTCGTAGCCCGCGCCAACGCGGAAGCCGTTGAGCGTGTCGTGTGCGCCGAGGTCGCTGAAGCCGGCAAGGTTCTGGTCGAGCGTGTCGCTCTTGTAGCTCACGCCGACGCGGGTGTTGGTGTAGCCACCCAGCACGTAAAGCTTGTTGCGCGCGCCGATGTTGGTGCCGAGGCGAACGACGGCTGCGAGGTCACGACGCGCTTCGAGGCAGGCGCGGTCGCCGGCTTCGAGGACATCATGCGCGCAGTCGCGGGCCGAGCTGTCGCCGTAGCTTCCCTGCACACCGACGAAAAGGTTGTTGGAGAGCTGGTAGTCGTAACCTGCCGAAACACCATACTGAACGCCCGCCTCGGAATCGCCGTCGTGCTGCGCCACGTCGAGACCACCTTCGATCTGCACGAACGCCTGGGCGTTGGCAGCAGCGGGGAGGGCGAACAGTGCAGCACTGGCGGCGAGAAGAGCAATCTTCTTCATTGTAAACTCCTGAAAACCTGCCCTTATCTGGTCACGTGGCCAGCGGGCCGCCGCCACATACGCCCCGCAGCCCGCGGTGCAATGCCCAGCCCCTGTTTCCGCCCGGTCACCCCCGGGAACTGTGTCCTTGGGATCACACCCCGGCATGTGGACACATGTGCGCAGAGCCCAGCTTTCCGCCAGAAATGCCGCGCGCGCCGATTTCGCTCCGAGCGGCTGTAATTTTTTTGTCATGCAGGGTCTTTAATTCGCAGAATGAACTCCTATGTTTTTGATATTGCAGAACTTGCTGTTTACAATTCTGCAACACGGCGAATCAGCCACCCTCCTCCCACATCGACGGTTCTACGTGATTCGGGTCCATCTCGTCCGCTTGCAGCGCCTGCATGTGCGTACGCAAACTGACGATTGGGAAACAATCCAGACACGCAGGACGGGCCGCGGAGCCTCAGGCGAAAGAAGGAAGGGTCCTTTTCCAAGGGGCCATCGCCCCTTGACCCCAAACCGGGCGACCTCACCTTCCTCAGCCAACGCGGCGTGAGAGCATTGAGCTCGACTGGTCCGGGAGCCCGAGGGCGATGGCCCTCGGAACATCCCCCTTCCCGAGCTCCCAAACGAGAGGGGCCCCGCTCCTATCGAAGCGAGGCCCCTGCCCTATCCTGTACGAAGGATCGTCGCGGCGGCGATCAGCCGCCCTTGACCCAGGCAGCGACCTCGCTCGCCACCTGGTTGGCGGCCTGGTTGAGCGCGGGGCCCACCGCGGCAGCCTCGGCCGCGACACCCGGTACGACCGCCTCGAAGCGGCGGCGCTCCAGTTCCTCGTTGCCGCGCTGCCAGCGCACGGCGTCATAGCGCACGATCACCGAACTGGTCTGCGCGTCATAGCCCATGTCCCGCAGACGCCCGCCGATGAAGGTCTTGCCCTTCACCTCGTAGTCCGCGCCTTCCAGCACCATCTGGTCGGTATCCGCGCGGATCGTTTCGGCCAGAAGCGCGCGGAACAGGCGCGTGGGCTTCTCGATCCAGCCCGCGCCCTTGAGGTAGGCGATATTCGCCGGGTCGATGCGCACGGGCACGCGCAGCGCTTCCAGGCTGCGCTCGGTCTCGGGCTCGAGCACGACGATCGCATCGGAGAGCTTGCCGCGCGCGACCGAGCCTGCAGGCGCGGTGTGATCGGGGGTCAGGCGGATCAGGGTATCGGGCACCTCGGGCGCAAAGCTGACGCAGCCCGCGAGCGCCAGGCTCGCCGCAGCCGCAGCCGCAGCCGCGCCGAGCCGCCCGCGCCCGAAGGCCAGGGCGCGTGCGGGGGAGGACATCCAGAACAGGCTTTTCATCGTCATCATCGTTTCGTCCTTGCCCGGCTCAGGGCTTGTAGTCGGGCAGCTTCTGGCCCTTGAGCAGGGCACCGGCCCCCTGTTCCTCGATCGTCTCGGTCACGTTGCGCAGCGCCCGGCTGGTCGCGCGAAGGTCGCGGATCGCGGATTCGGCGGCGGGCAGCGTGCTCTGCGAGACCTGGTCCAGCGCGGGCTGCGCGTGGGCCATCGTCTGGTTCAGCTGGTCCATCGATTCCTGCGCCGACTTCAGGGTCTTGCGCATCTGCTCGGCAAGCGAGGTCCCCTTCGAGCCGAGCAGGTCGTCGGTCTTGTTCGCCACGCCCTCGAAAGCGGCCAGCGTCTTGGTCGCCTGGTCGAGCGTGCCCTGCAGTTCGGCCATCGCGCCGCGCATCTGCGGGGTTGCCTGCGAAAGGTCGCGGGTCATCTTCTCGGTGTTGGCGAGAATGCCCGTGATCGAGCGGCGGTTGTCGGCCGACATCAGCTGGTTGAGGTTCTCGGTCAGCGTCGCGAGGCGTTCCATCAGCAGCGGCGCGTTGGCCAGCACTTCGGAGAAGCCGCCGCGCTTGGTCGGGATCACCGGCACGCCTTCGGGGCCGGGTTCCTCCAGCAGCGGAGCGCCCTTGACCGCGCCTTCGAGCTGGATGTCCGAGACGCCCGTGAAGCTGCCCTGAATCGTCGCGGTGGTGCCCACCGTGATCGGCACGCGCTCGTTCACCTTGACGCGCACGCGCACGAAGCTGGGGTCCTTGGGCCACAGCTCGATCTGCGAGATCTGGCCCACCGGCACGCCCGAGAAGTTCACTTCCGAGCCCAGCGCCAGGCCGTCCACCGACTGGGTGAAGAAGATGTCGTACTGCTGCTGGTTGCCTTCGTTGAGGCGCGCCAGCCAGACGACGAAGCCCGCCGCGAGCGCCAGCAGGATGAGGGTGACGGCCCCGACCCAGACGTGATTGGCTTTGGTTTCCATGGTTGTGCCTTATGCCCCCGCTTCTCGGGTTGTGTCACTCCCGCCCGCGTCCGCGCCATCGGGCGCGTCCTCCACGGCGGCGTCGATCCGGGGGTCCTCCTTGCCTGCAAGCGCAGCGCGCCCGCGCGGGCCGTTGAAATATTCCTGGATCCAGGGATGGTCGAGCGCGAGGAGCTCGGGGATCGTGCCCACCGCGATCACTTTCTTGTCCGCCAGCACCGCCACCCGGTCGCAGATCGCATAGAGGGTGTCGAGATCGTGGGTGATGAGAAAGACGGTAAGCCCGAGCGTTTCCTTGAGCTCGCGCGTGAGATTGTCGAACGCGGCCGCGCCGATGGGGTCGAGCCCCGCGGTCGGCTCGTCGAGAAAGAGCAGTTCAGGATCGAGCGCCAAGGCGCGGGCAAGCCCGGCGCGCTTCTTCATGCCGCCCGAAAGCTCGCTCGGGAACTTGAACGCGGCCTCGTCGGGAAGGCCCGACAGGCGCACCTTGAAGCGCGCGATTTCCTGGCGCAGGTGATCGGAAATCTCGGGGTAGAACTGCTTGAGCGGCACTTCCACGTTCTCGCCCACGGTGAGCGTGGAGAACAGCGCGCCGCCCTGGAACAGCACGCCCCAGCGCGAGCGGATGTCGATGTCGTCCTCGACGCCGCCTGTCATCATGTCGTGGCCCAGCACCTCGACCTCGCCGGAAGACGGCTGCTGCAGGCCGATGATCGAGCGCATCAGCACCGACTTGCCAGTGCCCGAGCCGCCGACGACGCCCAGGACCTCGCCGCGGCGGACCTTGAGCTCCAGCTCCTCGTGGATGACGTGCTCGCCAAAGGCGTTGGTGAGGCCGCGCACCTTGATCGGGTAGTCGCCCGAATAATCGTCGGTAAGGTCGGTCATTTCCAGCCGATCTCCGTGAAGAACACGGCGAAGAAGGCGTCGAGCACGATCACGGTGAAGATCGCGGTGACCACGGCCTGCGTGGTGCGCGTGCCCACTTCTTCCGCGTTGCCCGAGACGCGCATGCCCTGATAGCAGCCCGCGAGCGCCACGATCAGCGCGAAGACCGGGGCCTTGATGAAGCCGATCCACACGTCGGTCAGCGGCACCACTTCCTGGGTGCGGCGCAGGAACGCGAAGAAGGGAATGTCGAGCGCGAAGTTCGAGATGAACGCGCCCCCGATGATCGAGCAGATCGCGGCGTAGAAGCCCAGGAGCGGCATCATGATCATCGCGGCGAGCACGCGCGGCAGGACCAGCGCCTCCATCGGCGAGACGCCGATGGTGCGCATCGCGTCCACTTCCTCGGTCAGCTTCATCGTGCCGATCTGCGCGGCGAAGGCCGAGCCCGAGCGGCCCGCGACCATGATCGCGGTCATCAGCACGCCAAGCTCGCGCATGGACAGGCGGCCCGTCAGGTTGATGGTGTAGAATTCCGCGCCGAACTGGGCGAGCTGCACCGCGCCCTGCTGGGCAATGACGATGCCGATGAGAAAGCTCATCAGGCCCACGATCCACAGCGCGTTGACGCCCACGTGCTGCATGTGGTGGACCAGCGCCTTGCCGCGAAAGCGCGAGGGGTGCGCGATGGTGGTCCCAAAGGCGCAGATCAGTTCGCCCAGGAACCCGACCGTCTGGCCAAAGCCCCGGCCCCAGCCGCTGACGAGGATGCCCAGCTCGCCCACGCTGCGCCGCACGAAGGGCAGGCGCTCGGGCCGGGCATCGGCACCGTCGACATCGCCGATGGCCGCAAAGAGGCGCTTGGCGCGCTCGCTCGCGCCGGTGATCTCGATCCCGCGCTCGTGCGCGAAGTCGAGCGCGATCCAGGCGCCGGTGGTGTCGATGTCGGTCAGGCCCGAGATGTCGAGGCGCGAATAGGTGCCGTCGAGCTCCTTCAGGCGCTTTTCCAGATCGCCGATGGCGTGGACGCGCAACGAACCGCTCAACGCCAGTACCGGCGCCTTGCCCCCGTCGCTCTCCGACACCGTGAAATCAGACCATTGTCGCATGTTATCTCGTGTGCGCCCGTAATGGGGAAGAACACCCTCCCCGGCAAGTGGTTCCCGGTCTGCGACGGAATGCGCCGCCGAGGGCGCATACCGCCCTGTGATTGCCGCTATGTGGCAGGCCGATAAGGCAAAACTGCGGCAGTGGGAACCGCTTGCGGTTGCAATCGTGCAACTGGCCGCTTGCGCAAGGGGAAAGGCGCTGGCAAAGCCCGCCCCATGACCGAGACCACGCCCGAAACCACGCCGGAAAGCACCCTCGACAAGACCTTCGATCCCGCCGCGATCGAGGCCCGTTGGTACGCGCACTGGGAAGAGACCGGCCTCTTCCGCCCCGAGCGCCCCGACGCGCAGCCCTTCACCATCGTCAACCCGCCGCCCAACGTGACGGGTTCGCTGCACATCGGCCACGCGCTCGACAACACGCTGCAGGACATCGTGATCCGCCACGAGCGCCTCAAGGGCAAGGACGCGCTGTGGGTGGTGGGCACCGACCATGCGGGCATCGCCACGCAGATGGTGGTCGAGCGTCAGATGGAAGCGAGCCAGGACAAGCGCACCAACTATTCGCGCGAGGGCTTCGTCGAGAAGGTCTGGGAATGGAAGGCCGAGAGCGGCGGCACGATCACGCGCCAGCTGCGCCGCCTGGGCTGCTCGATGGACTGGAGCCGCGAGCAGTTCACCATGGACCCGCACTTTACAGAAGCCGTGGTCAAGGTCTTCGTGGACCTTTACAACGAGGGGCTCATCTACCGCGACAAGCGGCTGGTGAACTGGGACCCCAAGCTCAAGACCGCGATCTCCGACCTTGAGGTCGAGACCCGCGAGGTCAAGGGCGGCTTCTGGCACTTCAAGTACCCGCTCGCCGATGGCGTGACGCTGGATAACGGGCAGGACTTCATCGAGGTCGCGACCACGCGCCCCGAAACGATGCTGGCCGACATGGCGGTTGCCGTGAACGCCGAGGACGAGCGCTACAAGAGCGTGATCGGCAAGGAGATCCTCCAGCCGATCACCGGGCGCCGCTTCCAGATCGTCGCCGACGAGCACGCCGATCCCGAACTGGGCTCGGGCGCGGTGAAGATCACCCCGGGGCATGACTTCAACGACTTCGAAGTGGGCAAGCGCGCGGGCTTCAAGCCAGCCGAGATGCTCAACATGTTCGATGCCGACGCCAATGTCGTGCAGACCGAGGACGGCCTCGTCCCCGAGAAGTACCTTGGCATGGAACGCTTCGCCGCGCGCGAGGCGATCGTGGCCGAGATGAAGGAGCTGGGCTTCCTCATCCCCCACGTCGTCACCAAGACGACCAAGGACGGTGAGACCGAAACCACCGAGATGGACGCCGAACCGCGCACCATCCAGACCCCCTACGGCGACCGTGGCGGCGTGGTGATCGAGCCCTGGCTGACCGACCAGTGGTACGTCGATGCGGCAACGCTGGCCAAGCCCGCCATCGCGGCGGTGCAGGACGGCCAGATCGAAGTTGTCCCCAAGACCTGGGAGAAGACCTACTTCAACTGGATGGACAACATCCAGCCCTGGTGCGTCTCGCGCCAGCTCTGGTGGGGCCACCGCATCCCGGCGTGGTATGCTGCAGATGGCAAGGTCTACGTCGCCGAGACCGAAGAGGCCGCGCAGGCGCTCGCGGGCGACGGCGTGGCGCTGACCCGCGACGAGGACGTGCTCGACACCTGGTTCTCCTCGGCGCTGTGGCCGTTTGCGACGCTGGGCTGGCCGGAAAAGACCGACCTCCTCGCCAAGCACTACCCCAACGACCTTCTGATCTCGGGCTTCGACATCCTGTTCTTCTGGTGCGCGCGCATGGCGATGCAGGGCCTGCACTTCATGGACGAGGTGCCCTGGAAGAAGCTGTACCTCCACGGCCTCGTGCGCGCCGCCGATGGCGCGAAGATGTCGAAGTCGAAGGGCAACGTGGTCGATCCGCTGGGCCTTATCGACCAGTACGGTGCCGACGCGCTGCGCTTCTTCATGGCCGCCATGGAAAGCCAGGGCCGCGACATCAAGATGGATGACAAGCGCATCGAGGGCTACCGCAACTTCGCCACGAAGCTGTGGAACGCGGCGCGCTTCTGCCAGTCGAACGGCGTTGTCGCCTCGACCTCCGTCGCCGCGCCCGCCGCGACCTCGGCGGTCAACCGCTGGATCATCGGCGAAGTCGTCGACACCGTGGCCGAGCTCGACAAGGCCATGGCCGACATGCGCTTCGATGCCGCCGCGAACACGATCTACCATTTCGTGTGGGACAGCTTCTGCGACTGGTACATCGAACTGGTGAAGGGCAACTTCGACGAAGAAACCCGCGCCGTCGCCGGCTGGGTGCTCGACCAGATCCTCGTCATGCTCCACCCCTTCATGCCCTTCGTCACCGAAGAGCTGTGGTCGAAGATGGGCGCGCGCGAGGCCGACCTGATCGTCTCGGCCTGGCCCGCCCCGGACGCCAGCGTGGACACCGCCGCCAAGGCCGAGGTCGAGTGGCTCATCGCGCTGATCGGCTCGCTGCGCGGCGCCAAGGCGGAACTGGGCATTGCGCCCGGCGCGCGCCTCACCGCCTACATCGCGCAGGTCTCGGACGCGACGCGCGCCATCATCGGCGCCAACGCCACCGTGATCGACCGCCTCGCGCGCCTCGATGCGATCCACTTCGAGGCCGCGCCTGCAGGGCCGGTCCTGCAGGTGGGCGCGGGCGATGCGATGCTGGCCATTCCCTTGGAAGGCGTGATCGACATCGCGGCGGAAAAGAGCCGCCTCGAAAAGGCGCTTGCCGCCTCGCAGAAGGAAGC is drawn from Novosphingobium decolorationis and contains these coding sequences:
- a CDS encoding valine--tRNA ligase encodes the protein MTETTPETTPESTLDKTFDPAAIEARWYAHWEETGLFRPERPDAQPFTIVNPPPNVTGSLHIGHALDNTLQDIVIRHERLKGKDALWVVGTDHAGIATQMVVERQMEASQDKRTNYSREGFVEKVWEWKAESGGTITRQLRRLGCSMDWSREQFTMDPHFTEAVVKVFVDLYNEGLIYRDKRLVNWDPKLKTAISDLEVETREVKGGFWHFKYPLADGVTLDNGQDFIEVATTRPETMLADMAVAVNAEDERYKSVIGKEILQPITGRRFQIVADEHADPELGSGAVKITPGHDFNDFEVGKRAGFKPAEMLNMFDADANVVQTEDGLVPEKYLGMERFAAREAIVAEMKELGFLIPHVVTKTTKDGETETTEMDAEPRTIQTPYGDRGGVVIEPWLTDQWYVDAATLAKPAIAAVQDGQIEVVPKTWEKTYFNWMDNIQPWCVSRQLWWGHRIPAWYAADGKVYVAETEEAAQALAGDGVALTRDEDVLDTWFSSALWPFATLGWPEKTDLLAKHYPNDLLISGFDILFFWCARMAMQGLHFMDEVPWKKLYLHGLVRAADGAKMSKSKGNVVDPLGLIDQYGADALRFFMAAMESQGRDIKMDDKRIEGYRNFATKLWNAARFCQSNGVVASTSVAAPAATSAVNRWIIGEVVDTVAELDKAMADMRFDAAANTIYHFVWDSFCDWYIELVKGNFDEETRAVAGWVLDQILVMLHPFMPFVTEELWSKMGAREADLIVSAWPAPDASVDTAAKAEVEWLIALIGSLRGAKAELGIAPGARLTAYIAQVSDATRAIIGANATVIDRLARLDAIHFEAAPAGPVLQVGAGDAMLAIPLEGVIDIAAEKSRLEKALAASQKEAKSLDGRLSNPKFVEKAKPEAVEKARADHAHHTAEAQRLAAALERLG
- a CDS encoding ABC transporter permease; translated protein: MRQWSDFTVSESDGGKAPVLALSGSLRVHAIGDLEKRLKELDGTYSRLDISGLTDIDTTGAWIALDFAHERGIEITGASERAKRLFAAIGDVDGADARPERLPFVRRSVGELGILVSGWGRGFGQTVGFLGELICAFGTTIAHPSRFRGKALVHHMQHVGVNALWIVGLMSFLIGIVIAQQGAVQLAQFGAEFYTINLTGRLSMRELGVLMTAIMVAGRSGSAFAAQIGTMKLTEEVDAMRTIGVSPMEALVLPRVLAAMIMMPLLGFYAAICSIIGGAFISNFALDIPFFAFLRRTQEVVPLTDVWIGFIKAPVFALIVALAGCYQGMRVSGNAEEVGTRTTQAVVTAIFTVIVLDAFFAVFFTEIGWK
- a CDS encoding MlaD family protein, which gives rise to METKANHVWVGAVTLILLALAAGFVVWLARLNEGNQQQYDIFFTQSVDGLALGSEVNFSGVPVGQISQIELWPKDPSFVRVRVKVNERVPITVGTTATIQGSFTGVSDIQLEGAVKGAPLLEEPGPEGVPVIPTKRGGFSEVLANAPLLMERLATLTENLNQLMSADNRRSITGILANTEKMTRDLSQATPQMRGAMAELQGTLDQATKTLAAFEGVANKTDDLLGSKGTSLAEQMRKTLKSAQESMDQLNQTMAHAQPALDQVSQSTLPAAESAIRDLRATSRALRNVTETIEEQGAGALLKGQKLPDYKP
- a CDS encoding ABC-type transport auxiliary lipoprotein family protein codes for the protein MMTMKSLFWMSSPARALAFGRGRLGAAAAAAAASLALAGCVSFAPEVPDTLIRLTPDHTAPAGSVARGKLSDAIVVLEPETERSLEALRVPVRIDPANIAYLKGAGWIEKPTRLFRALLAETIRADTDQMVLEGADYEVKGKTFIGGRLRDMGYDAQTSSVIVRYDAVRWQRGNEELERRRFEAVVPGVAAEAAAVGPALNQAANQVASEVAAWVKGG
- a CDS encoding outer membrane protein, with translation MKKIALLAASAALFALPAAANAQAFVQIEGGLDVAQHDGDSEAGVQYGVSAGYDYQLSNNLFVGVQGSYGDSSARDCAHDVLEAGDRACLEARRDLAAVVRLGTNIGARNKLYVLGGYTNTRVGVSYKSDTLDQNLAGFSDLGAHDTLNGFRVGAGYEYDVTSNLFIKAEYRYSNYGSDFSRHQGVLAVGTKF
- a CDS encoding ABC transporter ATP-binding protein; translated protein: MTDLTDDYSGDYPIKVRGLTNAFGEHVIHEELELKVRRGEVLGVVGGSGTGKSVLMRSIIGLQQPSSGEVEVLGHDMMTGGVEDDIDIRSRWGVLFQGGALFSTLTVGENVEVPLKQFYPEISDHLRQEIARFKVRLSGLPDEAAFKFPSELSGGMKKRAGLARALALDPELLFLDEPTAGLDPIGAAAFDNLTRELKETLGLTVFLITHDLDTLYAICDRVAVLADKKVIAVGTIPELLALDHPWIQEYFNGPRGRAALAGKEDPRIDAAVEDAPDGADAGGSDTTREAGA